The Candidatus Methylomirabilis sp. genome has a window encoding:
- a CDS encoding arsenate reductase ArsC, producing MTRLRVLFLCTHNSARSQMAEGLLRALAGDHFDVASAGTEATRVHPLAIQAMQEIGIDLTGHSSKTIDAFLGQSWDYVITVCDNANECCPIFPGKTTRLHWSFDDPSQATGTDEDKLRTFRRVRDEIHAKLRDWLVDQEKSSS from the coding sequence ATGACCAGATTGCGCGTCCTGTTTCTCTGCACACACAACTCGGCCAGGAGCCAGATGGCCGAAGGTCTCCTTCGCGCGCTTGCGGGAGATCATTTCGACGTCGCCAGCGCCGGAACCGAGGCCACACGCGTTCACCCGCTTGCGATCCAGGCCATGCAGGAGATCGGCATCGACCTGACCGGACATTCCTCCAAAACCATCGACGCCTTCCTCGGCCAATCATGGGACTATGTGATCACAGTCTGCGACAACGCCAACGAATGTTGTCCGATCTTTCCAGGAAAGACGACCCGCCTCCACTGGAGCTTCGACGATCCCTCTCAGGCCACCGGCACAGATGAAGACAAGTTAAGGACATTCCGTCGCGTTCGCGATGAAATCCACGCCAAGCTTCGCGACTGGCTCGTCGATCAAGAGAAATCCTCCTCGTAG
- the arsB gene encoding ACR3 family arsenite efflux transporter produces MSKQGITVATRLNIFERYLSVWVALCIVTGVAIGKVSPGLVGALSRMEVRHVNLPVAILIWLMIYPMMLRIDFAALRDVGRRPKGILIVLFVNWLVKPFSMAFLGWLFFKHLFAGIIGPALGDQYLAGTIILAAAPCTAMVFVWSYLTDGDSAYTLVQVALNDLIMLFAFAPIVIFLLGVSNITVPYDVLLYSVILYIVIPLAAGAASRAALLRTNGPTWFEGVFLARLKPVTIVALLATLLIIFAFQGEVILGKLSHIVLIAIPLLIQVYFNSGLAYGLAWRFRVPHSVAAPGALIGASNFFELAVATAISLFGLTSGATLATVVGVLVEVPVMLSVCSVCNRTRHWFTEPTAVPVVESARRPIGRRA; encoded by the coding sequence ATGAGCAAGCAGGGCATCACAGTTGCAACGCGGCTGAACATCTTTGAGCGTTACCTCTCTGTCTGGGTGGCGCTCTGTATCGTGACGGGCGTCGCCATCGGTAAGGTCAGCCCTGGACTGGTGGGTGCCTTAAGCCGGATGGAGGTGCGTCACGTCAACCTCCCGGTCGCGATCCTGATCTGGTTGATGATCTATCCGATGATGTTGCGGATCGATTTCGCGGCACTCCGGGACGTCGGGCGTCGACCGAAGGGAATCCTGATCGTCCTGTTCGTGAACTGGCTGGTCAAGCCTTTTAGCATGGCCTTCCTCGGCTGGCTCTTCTTCAAGCATCTCTTTGCCGGGATTATCGGTCCCGCGCTCGGGGATCAGTACCTCGCGGGAACGATCATCCTAGCGGCTGCCCCGTGTACGGCCATGGTCTTTGTCTGGAGCTATCTGACTGACGGCGACTCGGCATACACACTGGTCCAGGTGGCGTTGAACGACCTCATCATGCTCTTCGCCTTTGCGCCCATCGTGATCTTTCTCCTGGGCGTCTCGAACATCACGGTGCCGTACGACGTACTGCTGTACTCGGTGATCCTGTACATTGTTATTCCGCTCGCTGCCGGGGCTGCCTCCCGCGCGGCGCTCCTCCGGACCAATGGCCCCACGTGGTTCGAGGGAGTCTTTCTTGCACGGCTCAAGCCGGTCACTATTGTGGCGCTCCTGGCCACCCTCCTCATCATCTTCGCCTTCCAGGGGGAGGTGATCCTGGGGAAGCTGTCGCACATCGTGCTCATCGCGATCCCCCTGCTCATCCAGGTCTACTTCAACTCGGGATTGGCGTACGGGTTAGCGTGGCGGTTCCGCGTCCCCCACTCGGTCGCGGCTCCCGGCGCGCTGATCGGCGCCAGTAACTTCTTTGAGCTGGCCGTCGCCACCGCCATCTCGCTCTTTGGCCTCACCTCCGGCGCGACATTGGCCACGGTGGTCGGGGTCCTCGTCGAGGTGCCGGTCATGCTCTCGGTATGCTCGGTCTGTAATCGTACACGCCATTGGTTTACCGAGCCCACGGCGGTCCCGGTCGTCGAATCGGCCAGGCGGCCAATCGGCAGGCGGGCCTGA
- a CDS encoding metalloregulator ArsR/SmtB family transcription factor has translation MPKDLTRAARWFHALSDETRLQIIERLSDGEQCVCNLTDMLATTQSLLSFHLKTLKEAGFLTDRREGRWVYYSLNQEAIEDLERFIGSLKPRGRSLRVSLKRCD, from the coding sequence ATGCCGAAAGATCTCACTCGGGCTGCACGCTGGTTTCACGCACTCTCCGATGAAACGCGCCTGCAGATCATCGAACGTCTGAGCGACGGCGAGCAGTGCGTCTGCAACTTGACCGACATGCTGGCGACAACTCAGTCGCTGCTCTCCTTCCATCTCAAGACACTCAAGGAGGCCGGATTCCTGACGGACAGACGGGAGGGTCGATGGGTGTACTACTCGTTGAACCAGGAGGCGATCGAGGACCTGGAGCGGTTTATTGGCTCGCTGAAACCAAGAGGACGTAGCCTCCGCGTTTCGTTGAAACGATGTGATTGA
- a CDS encoding Tex family protein, whose translation MLQTIEQCIATELGVKPAQVIAAVQLLDEGATVPFIARYRKEITGELNDVQLRLLEERLTYLRELEERRATVLASIDEQGKLTAELKAEIDGAETKQRLEDLYLPYKSRRRTKAQIAREAGLEPLADALFDDPTRVPEIEAAQYVRTDLEPPEQHVPDIKAALDGARQILMERFSEDAGLLGGLRRYLSNHALIASRVVEGREAEGAKFRDWFDFREPIKSAPSHRVLAMLRGRNEDILRVALKTEPELEDPPRVSPCEAMIAGHFGIADKGRPADKWLLDSVRSAWTIKLSLHLKLELINEMRERAEDEAIRVFACNLHDLLLAAPAGPRVTIGLDPGIRTGVKVAVIDKTGKLVDTSTIYPHEPRRDWEGALAAIRRLAQQHGAELIAIGNGTASRETDKLVVDLIKRHPELQLTKVVVSEAGASVYSASELASKECPDIDVSLRGAVSIARRLQDPLAELVKIDPKSIGVGQYQHDVNQSKLAKSLGAVIEDCVNSVGVDVNTASVPLLTRISGLTPTLAGNIVSYRDQHGAFKSRKQLRLVPRLGDKTFELAAGFLRINNGDNPLDASAVHPEAYPVVERILADIRKGIREVIGDGKAVRALEPGKYTDDKFGLPTVQDILTELEKPGRDPRPEFKTAVFREGVEHLKDLEPGMILEGIVTNVANFGAFVDIGVHQDGLVHVSALADKFVKDPHSIVKAGDVVKVKVLEVDIARKRIALTMRLSDEVTARNDGTISHRRGTPPLPKPDAVQQRSAMAAAFAKLNR comes from the coding sequence ATGCTTCAAACTATCGAACAGTGCATCGCCACCGAGCTCGGTGTCAAGCCTGCCCAAGTCATTGCCGCGGTTCAATTGCTTGACGAGGGAGCCACCGTACCCTTTATTGCCCGCTACCGCAAGGAAATCACCGGCGAGCTCAACGACGTCCAATTGCGATTACTTGAGGAACGATTGACCTATCTGCGCGAACTCGAAGAGCGCCGTGCGACAGTACTTGCGTCCATAGACGAGCAGGGCAAGCTGACTGCCGAGTTGAAAGCCGAGATCGATGGCGCAGAGACCAAGCAGCGTCTCGAAGATCTCTACTTGCCCTACAAATCCAGACGACGCACCAAGGCCCAGATTGCTCGAGAGGCGGGCCTGGAGCCCTTGGCCGATGCCCTGTTCGACGATCCAACGCGGGTTCCGGAAATTGAAGCCGCACAATATGTGCGAACCGACCTTGAGCCACCAGAGCAGCATGTACCGGATATCAAGGCAGCGCTCGATGGCGCACGCCAGATCCTGATGGAGCGGTTCTCCGAGGATGCCGGACTGCTCGGCGGGCTGCGTCGTTACCTGTCCAATCATGCCCTGATCGCCTCCAGGGTGGTCGAGGGCAGGGAGGCCGAAGGCGCCAAGTTCCGCGACTGGTTCGATTTCCGCGAACCGATCAAAAGCGCTCCCTCGCACCGGGTTTTGGCCATGTTGCGAGGCCGCAACGAGGACATCCTGCGTGTGGCGCTGAAGACCGAACCCGAACTTGAAGATCCGCCGCGTGTCTCGCCATGCGAAGCCATGATTGCAGGCCATTTCGGTATCGCCGACAAAGGGCGCCCGGCGGACAAGTGGTTGCTGGACTCGGTACGCTCGGCCTGGACGATTAAGCTCTCGCTACACCTGAAGCTTGAACTGATAAACGAGATGCGGGAGCGTGCCGAGGACGAAGCCATCCGGGTCTTTGCCTGCAACCTTCATGACCTGCTGCTCGCGGCACCGGCCGGCCCGCGCGTCACCATTGGTCTTGATCCGGGGATTCGCACCGGAGTCAAGGTCGCTGTCATCGACAAGACCGGTAAGCTTGTCGATACCTCCACGATCTACCCTCATGAACCGCGCCGTGACTGGGAAGGTGCGCTGGCTGCCATTCGCCGGTTGGCTCAACAGCACGGTGCAGAGTTGATTGCTATCGGCAACGGTACAGCCAGCCGGGAAACCGACAAGCTCGTCGTCGATCTCATCAAGCGCCACCCCGAATTACAACTGACCAAGGTGGTGGTGTCGGAGGCAGGGGCCTCCGTGTATTCAGCCTCCGAACTGGCCTCGAAGGAATGTCCCGATATAGACGTCTCTTTGCGGGGCGCCGTGTCTATCGCGCGCCGCCTGCAAGACCCTCTGGCAGAACTGGTCAAGATCGACCCGAAGAGCATCGGCGTCGGCCAGTATCAACACGATGTGAATCAGAGTAAGCTGGCAAAGTCGCTCGGCGCAGTGATCGAGGACTGCGTGAACTCGGTCGGCGTCGACGTCAATACCGCATCTGTGCCCCTGCTGACTCGTATCTCCGGCCTCACCCCGACGCTTGCCGGCAACATCGTCAGCTACCGCGATCAACATGGCGCCTTCAAAAGCCGCAAGCAGTTGCGGCTTGTCCCCCGCCTGGGCGACAAGACATTCGAACTGGCTGCTGGTTTCTTGCGCATCAACAATGGCGACAACCCGCTCGATGCCTCGGCTGTGCATCCGGAAGCCTATCCCGTCGTCGAGCGCATTCTGGCCGACATCAGGAAGGGCATTCGTGAAGTGATCGGAGACGGCAAGGCCGTGCGCGCGCTCGAACCCGGGAAATACACCGATGACAAGTTCGGCCTGCCCACGGTTCAGGACATTCTCACAGAACTCGAAAAACCTGGTCGCGATCCGCGACCTGAGTTCAAGACTGCGGTATTCCGCGAAGGGGTTGAACACCTCAAGGACCTTGAGCCCGGGATGATACTGGAAGGCATCGTCACCAATGTCGCCAATTTCGGCGCCTTTGTCGATATCGGCGTACACCAGGACGGTCTCGTCCACGTCTCAGCGCTTGCCGACAAGTTTGTCAAAGACCCGCACAGCATCGTCAAAGCGGGCGACGTCGTGAAGGTGAAAGTGTTGGAGGTTGATATCGCGCGCAAGCGCATTGCCCTGACTATGCGCCTGTCGGACGAAGTCACGGCGAGGAACGACGGCACCATTTCGCATCGAAGAGGCACACCCCCGCTACCGAAACCAGATGCAGTGCAACAACGCAGTGCGATGGCAGCGGCTTTCGCGAAATTAAATAGGTGA
- a CDS encoding phosphotransferase, translating to MTQAILVRRPSGLTVAWAQRIVAQHAADATVSEVNVLSADIGTTTRVRVAVEHNGPETLPRRWFVKLPSRSWRARCITALPRLLQTEVRFYQEVTQAIPVLRPTILAAQSQAGRGTTLVLADVTEHGAVPGAPGDALTAVQATMVVEQLARLHVQFWNKASLDREYRWLDGPVRRWEDRLGTALAVPLMQRGLRRAGSVVPIALHAPAVHYARRRRQAMRVLADGPRTLVHHDVHPGNLFWQQSQPGFLDWQLVRIGEGIGDIAYFLATALTPEIRRTCEAHLLARYQQVLEDHQIADLDSTTLRQRYRAHLVYAFEAMVVTLAVGDLMPLESNLELIRRTAAAVEDHDAFAFRPAKNAHLD from the coding sequence GTGACGCAGGCTATTCTCGTTCGCCGACCGAGTGGTCTGACGGTCGCCTGGGCCCAACGCATCGTTGCGCAACATGCTGCAGATGCCACGGTGTCGGAGGTCAATGTGCTGTCCGCTGATATCGGGACGACAACGCGGGTGCGCGTTGCGGTTGAACACAATGGGCCGGAGACGTTGCCCCGTCGTTGGTTCGTGAAACTGCCGTCGCGGTCCTGGCGAGCCCGGTGCATTACGGCGTTACCCCGCCTCCTCCAGACGGAAGTGCGTTTCTATCAGGAAGTGACGCAGGCTATCCCCGTACTTCGGCCTACCATTTTAGCGGCACAGAGCCAGGCCGGACGAGGCACGACGCTGGTCCTTGCTGATGTGACAGAACATGGCGCTGTTCCCGGCGCTCCCGGGGATGCTTTGACGGCCGTCCAAGCGACCATGGTGGTCGAGCAATTGGCCAGACTTCACGTGCAGTTTTGGAATAAAGCGAGTCTCGATCGCGAATATCGGTGGTTGGACGGTCCTGTTCGACGCTGGGAAGATCGATTGGGAACAGCCCTGGCAGTGCCGTTGATGCAACGGGGGTTACGGCGTGCTGGGAGCGTCGTTCCGATAGCGCTCCACGCCCCCGCTGTGCACTATGCGCGTCGGCGTCGTCAAGCGATGCGCGTGCTTGCAGACGGCCCACGCACCCTCGTCCATCACGATGTACATCCCGGCAATCTCTTCTGGCAGCAGTCCCAACCAGGATTCCTCGACTGGCAGCTCGTCCGCATTGGTGAGGGGATTGGTGATATCGCGTACTTCTTGGCTACCGCGCTCACACCTGAAATCCGGCGGACGTGCGAAGCGCACCTGCTCGCACGGTATCAACAGGTTCTTGAAGACCATCAGATTGCGGATCTCGATTCCACGACGCTGCGGCAAAGATATCGCGCCCATCTCGTCTATGCCTTTGAGGCCATGGTGGTGACGCTTGCGGTCGGTGATCTGATGCCTCTGGAGAGCAATTTAGA